The Streptomyces aurantiacus genome includes a region encoding these proteins:
- a CDS encoding amino acid ABC transporter ATP-binding protein, giving the protein MSVDPLIELRDVNKYFGELHVLRDINLTVGKGEVVVVIGPSGSGKSTLCRAVNRLEPIQSGEIELDGQPLPEEGKELAKLRAEVGMVFQSFNLFAHKTVLQNVSLAQMKVRGRKKDQADKRSLELLDRVGLVSQAPKYPAQLSGGQQQRVAIARALAMDPKVLLFDEPTSALDPEMINEVLEVMQQLARDGMTMVVVTHEMGFARSAANRVVFMADGSIVEDRTPEEFFTNPRSDRAKDFLSKILKH; this is encoded by the coding sequence ATGTCCGTCGATCCGTTGATCGAGCTGCGTGACGTCAACAAGTACTTCGGGGAGCTGCACGTCCTGCGGGACATCAACCTCACCGTCGGCAAGGGGGAGGTGGTCGTCGTCATCGGCCCGTCGGGATCGGGCAAGTCGACTCTCTGCAGAGCGGTCAACCGTCTGGAGCCCATCCAGTCGGGGGAGATCGAGCTGGACGGACAGCCGCTGCCGGAGGAGGGCAAGGAACTCGCGAAACTCCGCGCCGAGGTCGGGATGGTCTTCCAGTCCTTCAACCTCTTCGCGCACAAGACGGTCCTCCAGAACGTCTCGCTGGCGCAGATGAAGGTGCGCGGCCGGAAGAAGGACCAGGCCGACAAGCGCTCGCTCGAACTCCTCGACCGGGTGGGCCTCGTCTCACAGGCGCCGAAGTACCCGGCGCAGCTCTCCGGCGGTCAGCAGCAGCGCGTGGCCATCGCCCGCGCCCTGGCCATGGATCCCAAGGTGCTCCTCTTCGACGAGCCGACCTCCGCGCTCGACCCGGAGATGATCAACGAGGTTCTGGAGGTCATGCAGCAGCTCGCACGCGACGGCATGACGATGGTCGTCGTCACCCACGAGATGGGCTTCGCGCGCTCGGCGGCCAACCGCGTCGTCTTCATGGCCGACGGCAGCATCGTCGAGGACCGCACCCCCGAGGAGTTCTTCACCAACCCGCGCAGCGACCGCGCCAAGGACTTCCTCTCCAAGATCCTCAAGCACTGA
- a CDS encoding DUF6278 family protein, producing the protein MNIPFLGNWRKKRGPARGVAVFSDSESDREGVAELLSECELLRSQAHQAGIELDDSAASLEALDQLLPRWRDDEESLPWLGNDAGLYLGTVIVRTVPGAVWEVWPNGRPVVRLVSGREIDVVVSGHDWAASGVPELSQLYAEVAES; encoded by the coding sequence ATGAACATCCCTTTCCTGGGCAACTGGCGCAAGAAGCGGGGCCCCGCCAGGGGAGTCGCGGTCTTCTCGGACAGCGAGAGCGACCGAGAGGGGGTGGCGGAACTGCTCTCCGAATGCGAACTGCTGCGCTCCCAGGCGCACCAGGCGGGGATCGAACTCGACGACTCCGCGGCCTCGTTGGAGGCACTGGACCAACTGCTGCCACGCTGGCGCGACGACGAGGAGAGCCTGCCGTGGCTCGGCAACGACGCGGGCCTCTATCTGGGCACGGTCATCGTCCGCACGGTTCCCGGCGCGGTCTGGGAGGTCTGGCCGAACGGCCGGCCGGTGGTGCGTCTCGTGTCGGGCCGTGAGATCGACGTGGTCGTCTCGGGCCATGACTGGGCGGCCAGCGGGGTCCCCGAACTCTCGCAGCTGTACGCCGAGGTCGCCGAATCGTGA
- a CDS encoding SGNH/GDSL hydrolase family protein yields MRRRVWGTAVALALLPAAVTVPAAAAPGAEDRPLPLERLFDNTAVSDDTRPGEADFDGSGGSLSAQDLTAAGWTPGRSLTVQGARLTWPRRVPGRPDNVRADGQSVRVRGHGDALAFLVAGTGGGDESGTGTVRYRDGSRSSYRLTASDWRGGPLATKAVALPHVNTPGGQLTEKARLYVVTVPLVRGRSVDSVELPHNSDLHVFALSVRSETRGWTGSWAASTSGYTAVGPWTDRTLRLVVHTSAGGPRVRIRLDNTFAAAPVRIGSASVAVQASGASPRSAPVPLSFRGSEGAAIPAGAQVFSDPLGFDVPADSNLLVSFHLPGTVTAAPVHSLAVQQSYVSTPGDHAADAAPDAYTSTITNWPLLTGVDVGDGPGSVVLLGDSITDGEKSTRDANRRWPNVLATRLLNQSVVPRYGVLNHGISANRVVTDRYPGDGVSTDTGGVSALHRLDRDVLAQTSARTAVVFQGVNDVRWGASAEQVVAGLREITDRAHDRGLRVLVATIAPCEGEARCTAAADAQRVAVNRWIRSGSGFDGVLDFDAVLRDPGHPARMLPAYDSGDHLHPGEAGLAALAESVDLKLL; encoded by the coding sequence GTGCGCCGACGTGTCTGGGGTACCGCCGTCGCTCTGGCTCTGCTGCCGGCGGCGGTGACGGTTCCGGCGGCGGCCGCGCCGGGGGCCGAGGACAGACCGCTGCCACTGGAGCGGCTCTTCGACAACACGGCCGTCAGCGACGACACGCGGCCCGGCGAGGCGGACTTCGACGGCTCGGGCGGCTCCCTGTCCGCCCAGGACCTGACCGCCGCCGGGTGGACACCGGGGCGCTCGCTGACAGTTCAGGGCGCCCGCCTGACCTGGCCCCGCCGGGTGCCGGGCAGGCCCGACAACGTACGCGCCGACGGCCAGTCCGTACGGGTACGCGGTCACGGTGACGCGCTGGCCTTCCTCGTGGCGGGCACGGGCGGCGGAGACGAGAGCGGCACGGGCACGGTGCGCTACCGCGACGGCTCACGCTCCTCGTACCGGCTGACGGCGTCGGACTGGCGCGGCGGACCGCTCGCCACCAAGGCCGTGGCCCTCCCCCACGTCAACACTCCCGGCGGCCAACTCACCGAGAAGGCACGGCTGTACGTCGTGACCGTGCCGCTCGTCCGAGGGCGCTCGGTGGACTCGGTGGAGCTGCCGCACAACAGCGACCTGCATGTGTTCGCCCTGTCGGTGCGCTCCGAAACCCGTGGCTGGACCGGCAGTTGGGCAGCGTCGACCTCCGGGTACACGGCGGTCGGGCCGTGGACGGACCGGACCCTGCGTCTGGTGGTGCACACCTCGGCGGGCGGGCCGCGGGTACGGATCCGGCTCGACAACACCTTCGCGGCCGCACCCGTACGGATCGGCAGCGCGAGTGTGGCGGTGCAGGCGTCCGGGGCGAGCCCGCGCAGCGCTCCCGTGCCGCTTTCCTTCCGGGGTTCCGAGGGGGCCGCGATCCCGGCCGGGGCACAGGTGTTCAGCGATCCGCTGGGGTTCGACGTGCCCGCGGACAGCAATCTGCTGGTGAGCTTCCACCTGCCGGGGACGGTGACGGCGGCCCCGGTGCACAGTCTGGCCGTCCAGCAGTCGTACGTCAGCACACCGGGCGACCACGCGGCGGACGCCGCCCCGGACGCGTACACCTCGACGATCACCAACTGGCCGCTGCTGACGGGTGTCGACGTGGGTGACGGGCCCGGGTCCGTCGTGCTGCTCGGCGACTCGATCACGGACGGCGAGAAGTCGACGCGGGACGCGAACCGGCGCTGGCCCAACGTGCTCGCCACGCGGCTGCTGAATCAGAGCGTGGTCCCGCGCTATGGCGTGCTCAACCATGGCATCTCGGCGAACCGTGTGGTCACGGACCGCTACCCCGGGGACGGTGTCTCCACCGACACGGGCGGGGTGAGCGCGCTGCACCGCCTCGACCGGGACGTCCTCGCCCAGACGTCGGCCCGCACGGCCGTCGTCTTCCAGGGGGTCAACGACGTCCGCTGGGGAGCGAGCGCGGAGCAGGTCGTGGCCGGGCTGCGGGAGATCACGGACCGGGCTCATGACCGCGGGCTGCGGGTGCTGGTCGCGACGATCGCGCCCTGCGAGGGCGAGGCGCGGTGCACGGCGGCGGCTGACGCGCAGCGCGTCGCGGTGAACCGGTGGATCCGGTCCGGCTCCGGTTTCGACGGGGTGCTCGACTTCGACGCGGTGCTGCGGGATCCCGGGCATCCGGCGCGGATGCTGCCCGCCTACGACAGCGGGGATCATCTGCACCCAGGAGAAGCGGGGCTCGCCGCGCTGGCCGAGTCGGTGGACCTGAAACTGCTGTAG
- a CDS encoding exodeoxyribonuclease III gives MRIATWNVNSITARLPRLLAWLESSGTDVLCIQETKTTAEQFPSEQLRELGYESAVHATGRWNGVAVVSRVGLEDVVKGLPGDPGYDAVEEPRAVSATCGPLRVWSVYVPNGREVDHPHYAYKLQWFEALKAAVAGDAGGSRPFAVLGDYNVAPTDDDVYDVAAFEGLTHVTPPERAALTALRETGLSDVVPRPLKYDHPYTYWDYRQLCFPKNRGMRIDLVYGNEPFAKAVTDAYVDREERKGKGASDHAPVVVDLDV, from the coding sequence ATGCGTATCGCCACCTGGAACGTGAACTCGATCACCGCCCGTCTCCCGAGGCTGCTGGCCTGGCTGGAGAGCAGCGGCACGGACGTGCTGTGCATCCAGGAGACGAAGACCACCGCCGAGCAGTTCCCGTCCGAGCAGCTCCGGGAGCTGGGCTACGAGTCGGCGGTGCACGCGACAGGACGGTGGAACGGCGTCGCGGTGGTGTCCCGCGTGGGCCTGGAAGACGTCGTCAAGGGCCTGCCCGGCGACCCGGGCTACGACGCCGTCGAGGAACCCCGCGCCGTCTCCGCGACCTGCGGCCCGCTCCGCGTCTGGTCGGTCTACGTGCCGAACGGCCGCGAGGTGGACCACCCGCACTACGCGTACAAGCTCCAGTGGTTCGAGGCCCTGAAGGCGGCCGTCGCGGGCGACGCGGGCGGCAGCCGCCCGTTCGCGGTGCTGGGCGACTACAACGTGGCGCCGACGGACGACGACGTGTACGACGTGGCCGCCTTCGAAGGCCTCACCCACGTCACTCCGCCGGAGCGCGCCGCCCTCACCGCACTCCGTGAAACCGGCCTTTCGGACGTGGTCCCGCGCCCCCTCAAGTACGACCACCCGTACACGTACTGGGACTACCGCCAGCTCTGCTTCCCCAAGAACCGCGGCATGCGCATCGACCTCGTCTACGGCAACGAACCCTTCGCGAAGGCCGTCACCGACGCCTATGTGGACCGCGAGGAGCGCAAGGGCAAGGGCGCCTCGGACCACGCCCCGGTCGTGGTCGACCTGGACGTGTGA
- a CDS encoding MBL fold metallo-hydrolase yields the protein MKLTKKSHACVRLEKDGRTLVIDPGAFSEMDAAVGVDAVLVTHEHPDHFSEAHLRAGLEASPGAEIWTLKSVAEQLSAAFPGRVHTVGHGDTFTAAGFEVQVHGELHAVIHPDIPRITNVGYLVDGGRVFHPGDALTVPDRPVETLMLPVMAPWSKISEVIDYVREVRPQRAYDIHDALLTDLARPIYDRQIGTLGGSEHLRLAPGETADL from the coding sequence ATGAAGCTCACGAAGAAGTCGCACGCCTGTGTCCGCCTGGAGAAGGACGGGCGCACGCTCGTCATCGACCCCGGGGCCTTCAGCGAGATGGACGCCGCGGTCGGAGTGGACGCGGTCCTCGTCACGCACGAGCACCCCGACCACTTCAGTGAGGCACACCTGCGGGCCGGTCTGGAGGCCAGCCCCGGTGCGGAGATCTGGACCCTGAAATCCGTCGCCGAACAGCTCTCGGCCGCGTTCCCGGGCCGTGTGCACACGGTCGGCCACGGCGACACGTTCACCGCCGCGGGCTTCGAGGTACAGGTCCACGGCGAACTGCACGCCGTGATCCACCCGGACATCCCGCGCATCACGAACGTCGGCTACCTCGTCGACGGCGGGCGCGTCTTCCACCCCGGCGACGCCCTCACCGTCCCCGACCGGCCCGTCGAGACGCTGATGCTCCCCGTCATGGCCCCCTGGAGCAAGATCTCCGAGGTCATCGACTACGTCCGGGAGGTGAGGCCCCAGCGCGCGTACGACATCCACGACGCCCTGCTCACCGACCTCGCGCGCCCCATCTACGACCGCCAGATCGGCACCCTGGGCGGCTCCGAGCACCTGCGGCTGGCACCGGGCGAGACCGCCGACCTCTGA
- the pcaC gene encoding bifunctional 3-oxoadipate enol-lactonase/4-carboxymuconolactone decarboxylase PcaDC, whose protein sequence is MSESTPGILQYRFDGPEEAPVLILGPSLGTTWHMWDRQVPELVKQWRVFRYDLPGHGGAPAHPTGSVTELAERLLATLDGLGVQRFGYAGCALGGAVGAELALRHPERLASLTLIAASPRFGTADEFRQRGVIVRTNGLDPIARTSPERWFTGGFAAAQPAITEWAVQMVRTTDPGCYIAACEALAAFDIRAELGRIGVPTLVLVGSDDQVTGPAEARNLVAGIPDARLAVVPGASHLVPVEQPAAVTDLLVRHFSTAWQQPAYDTSTGQMAIVVPQASPVQVVPQQMMSPVAEIAPAPQPEAVLGRPDPYDAGIKVRREVLGDAHVDQALAQADDFSGDFQEFVTRYEWGEIWDRPGLDRRSRSCVALTALVAGGHFDELAFHIRAALRNGLTPAEIKEVLLQAAVYCGMPAANSAFKVAQQVIREETTPQE, encoded by the coding sequence GTGAGTGAGAGTACGCCCGGCATCCTGCAATACCGCTTCGACGGCCCTGAAGAGGCGCCGGTCCTGATCCTGGGCCCTTCGCTCGGTACCACCTGGCACATGTGGGACCGGCAGGTCCCGGAGCTCGTGAAGCAGTGGCGCGTCTTCCGCTACGACCTGCCCGGGCACGGCGGCGCGCCCGCGCATCCGACCGGGTCGGTCACCGAGCTCGCCGAGCGGCTGCTCGCCACCCTCGACGGGCTCGGCGTCCAGCGGTTCGGGTACGCGGGCTGCGCGCTCGGCGGTGCCGTCGGAGCCGAGCTCGCGCTGCGCCACCCGGAGCGCCTCGCGTCGCTCACGCTGATCGCGGCGTCCCCGCGCTTCGGTACGGCGGACGAGTTCCGGCAGCGGGGCGTGATCGTACGGACGAACGGACTGGACCCCATCGCGCGGACGTCCCCCGAGCGCTGGTTCACCGGCGGTTTCGCCGCCGCGCAGCCCGCGATCACCGAGTGGGCCGTGCAGATGGTGCGCACCACGGATCCCGGCTGCTACATCGCGGCGTGCGAGGCGCTGGCTGCGTTCGACATCCGTGCCGAGCTCGGCAGGATCGGTGTGCCGACGCTCGTCCTGGTCGGCTCGGACGACCAGGTGACCGGTCCCGCCGAGGCCCGCAACCTCGTCGCCGGAATACCGGACGCCCGCCTCGCGGTCGTCCCGGGCGCCTCCCACCTGGTTCCCGTCGAGCAGCCGGCCGCGGTCACTGATCTCCTCGTACGGCACTTCTCCACCGCCTGGCAGCAGCCGGCCTACGACACGTCGACCGGTCAGATGGCGATCGTGGTCCCGCAGGCGAGTCCGGTGCAGGTCGTGCCGCAGCAGATGATGTCGCCCGTCGCCGAGATCGCCCCCGCCCCCCAGCCCGAGGCGGTGCTGGGCAGACCCGACCCGTACGACGCCGGCATCAAGGTCCGCCGTGAGGTGCTCGGCGACGCGCATGTGGACCAGGCGCTGGCGCAGGCCGACGATTTCTCCGGGGACTTCCAGGAGTTCGTCACCCGTTACGAGTGGGGCGAGATCTGGGACCGGCCGGGTCTGGACCGGCGCTCGCGCAGCTGTGTCGCGCTCACCGCGCTGGTCGCGGGCGGGCATTTCGACGAGCTCGCCTTCCACATCCGGGCCGCCCTCCGGAACGGCCTCACCCCGGCCGAGATCAAGGAAGTGCTCCTCCAGGCGGCCGTCTACTGCGGCATGCCGGCCGCGAACAGCGCCTTCAAGGTGGCTCAGCAGGTCATCCGCGAGGAGACCACCCCCCAGGAGTGA
- a CDS encoding DUF6262 family protein, whose product MGRASQAQAQENRERVVRTASRLFREQGTHVSVADLMKAAGLTHGGFYKQFPSKEALIDEATAHAFGELAHRRAAALEQTAVEQGAELEQRSGRRAAAQQALIDAYLSVEHRDNPAEGCPAAALAHDMAREPGSREAHRVYAEGVSDFAEFLATEDQDGVTRLCTMLGALVLARATRDAPLSDDILAAARTALTETG is encoded by the coding sequence ATGGGTCGTGCATCACAGGCGCAGGCGCAGGAGAACCGCGAGCGGGTCGTGAGGACCGCCTCCCGGCTGTTCCGCGAGCAGGGCACACACGTCAGCGTCGCCGACCTGATGAAGGCGGCCGGCCTGACCCACGGCGGCTTCTACAAGCAGTTCCCCTCCAAGGAGGCGCTGATCGACGAGGCCACCGCACACGCCTTCGGTGAACTCGCCCACCGCCGCGCAGCCGCACTGGAGCAGACCGCCGTCGAGCAGGGCGCCGAACTTGAGCAGCGCTCCGGTCGGCGTGCGGCCGCCCAGCAGGCGCTGATCGACGCCTACCTCTCCGTCGAGCACCGCGACAATCCGGCGGAGGGCTGCCCCGCCGCCGCACTCGCCCACGACATGGCCCGCGAGCCCGGCAGCCGTGAGGCCCACCGCGTCTACGCCGAGGGTGTGAGCGACTTCGCCGAGTTCCTCGCGACCGAGGACCAGGACGGCGTCACCCGGCTCTGCACCATGCTCGGCGCACTCGTCCTGGCCCGCGCCACCAGGGACGCCCCGCTCTCCGACGACATCCTCGCCGCCGCGCGCACGGCGTTGACGGAAACCGGCTGA
- a CDS encoding SDR family oxidoreductase has protein sequence MELKNTVAVVTGANRGLGRHLAAQLLERGAKVYGAARRPETVDLAGVIPLRLDITDEESIRAAVRVASDATLLVNNVGISTATPLIAGDPDAVRLEMETNFFGPLAVTRAFAPVIEGNGGGAVLNVLSVLSWLHPAGLGAYAAAKAAGWALTNASREELAPRGISVSALHVGYMDTEMAASVPADQKADPADVAAQALAGLEEGRLEVLADDTTRYVKQGLAAVPDLA, from the coding sequence ATGGAACTGAAGAACACTGTCGCGGTGGTCACGGGCGCCAACCGGGGACTGGGCCGCCATCTGGCCGCCCAGCTCCTGGAGCGCGGCGCGAAGGTGTACGGGGCGGCGCGGCGCCCCGAGACCGTCGACCTGGCGGGTGTGATCCCGCTGCGCCTGGACATAACGGACGAGGAGTCGATCCGGGCCGCGGTTCGCGTCGCGTCCGACGCGACACTGCTGGTGAACAACGTTGGCATCTCCACCGCCACCCCTCTGATCGCCGGCGACCCTGACGCGGTGCGGCTGGAGATGGAGACGAACTTCTTCGGGCCGCTCGCCGTGACCCGGGCGTTCGCCCCGGTCATCGAGGGCAACGGCGGCGGCGCCGTCCTCAACGTCCTGTCGGTGCTCTCCTGGCTACACCCCGCCGGCCTCGGGGCCTACGCGGCGGCGAAGGCCGCCGGATGGGCGCTGACCAACGCGAGCCGGGAGGAGCTGGCACCTCGAGGCATCAGCGTGTCGGCACTGCACGTCGGATACATGGACACCGAGATGGCCGCGAGCGTCCCCGCCGACCAGAAGGCCGACCCCGCCGATGTCGCCGCCCAGGCACTCGCAGGTCTCGAGGAGGGCCGGCTCGAAGTCCTCGCCGACGACACCACCCGGTACGTCAAGCAGGGCCTGGCCGCCGTCCCGGACCTGGCGTGA